Proteins from a single region of Haloplanus sp. GDY1:
- a CDS encoding DUF7113 family protein, protein MLLIRGRGGDTTLTGTVYERGERAPSFQGAPDEDAPYVWVCDEFYEVESGGSTTTIDGEEIQVAFESPMPRGFDTKDQAIEAAEEHLRTQFARVGVPESTVEIEVEKADPVD, encoded by the coding sequence ATGTTACTGATCCGCGGGAGGGGCGGGGACACGACGCTCACCGGCACCGTGTACGAGCGGGGTGAGCGCGCCCCGAGCTTTCAGGGCGCGCCGGACGAGGACGCCCCCTACGTGTGGGTGTGCGACGAGTTCTACGAGGTCGAGAGCGGCGGGTCGACGACCACCATCGACGGCGAGGAGATCCAGGTCGCCTTCGAGTCGCCGATGCCCCGCGGGTTCGACACCAAAGACCAGGCCATCGAGGCCGCCGAGGAGCACCTCCGCACCCAGTTCGCGCGGGTGGGCGTCCCGGAGTCGACGGTCGAAATCGAGGTCGAGAAGGCCGATCCGGTGGATTAG
- the pstB gene encoding phosphate ABC transporter ATP-binding protein PstB: MTDNQEQEYADESTDDPTTDDMLVQTDVSESVSDSGPTMRENTVVRAENVNVWYNDDQALQDISLEIPENKVTAMIGPSGCGKSTFLRCINRMNDLIDAARVEGDLYLRGKNVYDDDVDPVALRRRVGMVFQTPNPFPKSIYDNVAYGLKIQDKEGDYDEIVEESLKRAALWDEVNDRLDESGLELSGGQQQRLCIARAIAPDPEVLLMDEPASALDPVATSQIEDLISELAEEYTVVIVTHNMQQAARISNKTAVFLTGGELVEFDDTQKIFENPESQRVEDYITGKFG; encoded by the coding sequence ATGACAGACAACCAGGAGCAGGAGTACGCCGACGAATCGACCGACGACCCGACGACCGACGACATGCTCGTCCAGACCGACGTGAGCGAGAGCGTCTCAGACTCGGGACCGACGATGCGCGAGAACACGGTCGTCCGCGCGGAGAACGTCAACGTCTGGTACAACGACGACCAGGCCCTCCAGGACATCAGCCTGGAGATTCCGGAGAACAAGGTGACGGCCATGATCGGCCCCTCCGGCTGTGGCAAGTCCACGTTCCTCCGGTGTATCAACCGGATGAACGACCTGATCGACGCCGCTCGCGTCGAGGGCGACCTCTACCTGCGTGGGAAGAACGTCTACGACGACGACGTCGATCCCGTGGCGCTCCGCCGTCGCGTGGGGATGGTGTTCCAGACGCCCAACCCCTTCCCCAAGAGCATCTACGACAACGTCGCCTACGGCCTCAAGATCCAGGACAAGGAGGGCGACTACGACGAGATCGTCGAGGAGTCGCTGAAGCGGGCCGCGCTGTGGGACGAGGTGAACGATCGCCTCGACGAGTCCGGCCTCGAACTCTCCGGGGGGCAACAACAGCGCCTCTGCATCGCCCGCGCCATCGCGCCGGACCCGGAGGTCCTCCTGATGGACGAACCGGCGTCCGCGCTCGACCCCGTCGCCACCTCCCAGATCGAGGACCTCATCTCCGAACTCGCCGAGGAGTACACCGTCGTCATCGTCACGCACAACATGCAACAGGCCGCACGCATCTCGAACAAGACGGCCGTCTTCCTCACCGGCGGCGAACTCGTCGAGTTCGACGACACCCAGAAGATCTTCGAGAACCCCGAGAGCCAGCGCGTCGAGGACTACATCACCGGGAAGTTCGGCTGA
- a CDS encoding DUF2240 family protein produces MSLEAAVAAPFRDRGRSRLGEGEFVVALSLDRDWFTPDQAKRLVDVAAGRGLVSREDDELVAEFDPASVTIPDGFVPDESVLREQSVFERVLSALVDAGVEKQEAVAAINERQRELGVTVEAAAILYARRRGVGVGDAADRALADLCEGEVREGDVREGDGER; encoded by the coding sequence ATGAGCCTCGAAGCCGCGGTGGCGGCGCCGTTCCGTGACCGGGGCCGGTCCAGACTCGGCGAGGGGGAGTTCGTGGTCGCCCTCTCGCTCGACCGCGACTGGTTCACGCCCGATCAGGCCAAGCGCCTCGTCGACGTCGCGGCCGGCCGTGGCCTCGTCTCCCGCGAGGACGACGAACTCGTCGCCGAGTTCGATCCCGCCTCGGTCACCATCCCGGACGGCTTCGTCCCCGACGAGTCGGTCCTCCGCGAGCAGTCCGTCTTCGAGCGCGTCCTCTCGGCGCTCGTCGACGCCGGCGTCGAGAAACAGGAGGCCGTCGCCGCCATCAACGAGCGCCAGCGCGAACTCGGCGTCACCGTCGAGGCCGCGGCTATCCTCTACGCCCGCCGTCGGGGCGTCGGCGTCGGCGACGCCGCGGACCGGGCGCTCGCCGACCTGTGCGAGGGCGAGGTACGCGAGGGGGACGTACGCGAGGGCGACGGCGAGCGTTGA
- a CDS encoding HAD family hydrolase: METAAVAFDLDDTLAVTAVDRETLLVEAMRAVGAPPRSREAYLDAHADNLTARSREPVFERLLDGLDTDADADELARAYRERVNASLEPVEGVEAMLATLRERYRLGLLTNGPVVAQRSKLRALGWTDAFDVTLVTGELSAGKPDATAFETLLDALGTDAAATVFVGDDVDADVGGATAAGIDAVQVTFPGGPAPDPAAIAHVERDELAARLPSILDSR; the protein is encoded by the coding sequence ATGGAAACGGCCGCGGTGGCGTTCGACCTCGACGACACGCTGGCGGTCACGGCGGTCGACCGCGAGACGCTGCTGGTGGAGGCGATGCGTGCCGTCGGGGCGCCGCCGCGCTCGCGGGAGGCGTATCTCGACGCCCACGCCGACAACCTGACCGCGCGGAGCCGGGAACCGGTGTTCGAGCGCCTGCTCGACGGCCTCGACACCGACGCCGACGCCGACGAACTCGCGCGGGCCTACCGCGAGCGGGTGAACGCCTCGCTCGAACCGGTCGAGGGGGTGGAGGCGATGCTCGCGACGCTCCGCGAGCGGTACCGCCTCGGACTGCTGACGAACGGCCCCGTCGTCGCCCAGCGGTCGAAGCTCCGGGCGCTGGGGTGGACCGACGCCTTCGACGTCACCCTGGTCACCGGCGAACTGAGCGCCGGCAAGCCCGACGCGACGGCGTTCGAGACGCTGCTCGACGCGCTGGGCACCGACGCCGCGGCGACGGTGTTCGTCGGCGACGACGTCGACGCCGACGTCGGCGGCGCGACGGCCGCCGGCATCGACGCGGTCCAGGTGACCTTCCCGGGCGGTCCCGCCCCCGATCCGGCGGCGATAGCCCACGTCGAGCGCGACGAACTGGCGGCGCGGCTCCCGTCGATCCTCGACTCGCGGTAG
- a CDS encoding methyltransferase family protein produces MTPTQLALGAGLLSAAGVYGLVLGTLLTDHEWWPPGDRTPAYYCHWTLVGVFDVALVATAALDWGAWSLPGPVAVAGGALALLGTAVFVRGARTMRSAETMGVTGSLYTDGPYAYTRNPQYVGMIVGVTGFALAADSAAVAVLAAAHVGWVLLLPRAEEPHLRAEFGEEYERYAARVPRFVGLRTLSDVEDDQLPH; encoded by the coding sequence ATGACGCCGACGCAACTCGCGCTCGGGGCCGGCCTCCTGTCGGCCGCCGGCGTGTACGGACTGGTGCTCGGAACGCTGCTGACCGATCACGAGTGGTGGCCGCCCGGCGACCGGACGCCCGCGTACTACTGCCACTGGACGCTCGTGGGCGTCTTCGACGTCGCCCTCGTCGCGACCGCCGCCCTCGACTGGGGGGCGTGGTCGCTCCCCGGTCCCGTGGCGGTCGCCGGCGGCGCCCTCGCGCTCCTCGGTACCGCCGTCTTCGTCCGGGGCGCCCGGACGATGCGCTCGGCCGAGACGATGGGCGTGACTGGCTCCCTCTACACCGACGGCCCGTACGCATACACGCGCAATCCGCAGTACGTCGGCATGATCGTCGGCGTCACCGGTTTCGCGCTGGCGGCCGATTCGGCGGCCGTGGCGGTGCTCGCCGCCGCCCACGTCGGCTGGGTGCTCCTCCTCCCCCGAGCCGAGGAGCCACACCTGCGCGCCGAGTTCGGCGAGGAGTACGAGCGGTACGCGGCACGGGTCCCCCGGTTCGTCGGCCTCCGGACGCTCTCCGACGTCGAGGACGACCAACTGCCGCACTGA
- a CDS encoding 30S ribosomal protein S8e produces MKDQGRSTRKRTGGRLRPFRNKKRYQLGRQPAETTVGEPRFQTVDARGTGTKTRALATNVAHVADGGETVEAEIENVAENPSNTNYARRNIITKGAIIETSAGRARVTSRPGQTGQVNAVLLD; encoded by the coding sequence ATGAAAGACCAGGGACGCTCGACGCGCAAGCGGACGGGCGGCCGCCTCCGGCCGTTCAGAAACAAGAAGCGGTACCAGCTCGGCCGCCAGCCCGCCGAGACGACGGTCGGCGAACCGCGCTTCCAGACCGTCGACGCCCGTGGGACGGGCACCAAGACGCGCGCGCTCGCCACGAACGTCGCTCACGTCGCGGACGGCGGCGAGACGGTCGAGGCGGAGATCGAGAACGTGGCCGAGAACCCCTCGAACACCAACTACGCCCGACGGAACATCATCACGAAGGGTGCGATCATCGAGACGAGCGCGGGGCGTGCCCGCGTCACGTCGCGACCCGGACAGACCGGACAGGTCAACGCGGTTCTTCTGGACTAG
- a CDS encoding helix-turn-helix domain-containing protein: protein MKYARLRIHHDPDSLHPMHAFEMAHDRIESAELLHWNTVLDGTNTFVFRIRGDPEPFRAKLESREVTVDYSLTPAVEGAFYCCVRDRVTSADEGYIDAFARGTLVVIPPIRFAPDGTTALTVVGTPTDVEAAVEGLPDGLRATVRSVGPYRRRVGEPSARLTDRQREAVAAAVACGYYDSPREGSVADVAAALDVAPGTAAEHLRKAEATVMESVV, encoded by the coding sequence ATGAAGTACGCTCGCCTCCGCATCCACCACGATCCCGACTCCCTCCATCCGATGCACGCCTTCGAGATGGCCCACGACCGGATCGAGTCCGCGGAACTCCTGCACTGGAACACGGTCCTCGACGGGACGAACACGTTCGTCTTCCGGATCCGGGGCGACCCGGAGCCGTTCCGTGCGAAACTGGAGTCGCGGGAGGTGACGGTGGACTACAGCCTCACGCCCGCCGTGGAGGGTGCCTTCTACTGCTGTGTCCGCGACCGTGTGACGTCGGCCGACGAGGGGTACATCGACGCCTTCGCCCGGGGGACGCTCGTGGTGATCCCGCCGATTCGGTTCGCGCCGGACGGCACGACTGCCCTGACCGTCGTGGGGACGCCGACCGACGTCGAGGCCGCCGTCGAGGGGTTGCCCGACGGGCTGCGGGCGACGGTGCGGTCGGTCGGGCCGTACCGCCGACGGGTCGGGGAGCCGTCGGCGCGGCTCACCGACAGGCAACGGGAAGCCGTCGCCGCCGCCGTGGCGTGTGGGTACTACGACTCGCCGCGAGAGGGGAGCGTGGCGGACGTGGCCGCCGCCCTCGACGTCGCGCCGGGGACCGCGGCCGAACACCTCCGGAAGGCGGAGGCGACGGTGATGGAGTCGGTCGTCTAG
- the pstC gene encoding phosphate ABC transporter permease subunit PstC translates to MSTDEITRDLTRRTENAPQELLTRSFFFLCAVLSIVTTISIIVLLTTEAAKFFTVTAPLMGVEGATASVVDFLTGTKWIINNEQFGVLPLVSATLAITIGSAVVSLPLGVATAIYLSEYASPRARSVLKPALEVLAGVPTVVYGFFAVVYITPAIRTVIPSIGTFNMLSASIVVGIMIIPMVASISEDAMSAVPDSLRQAGYGMGATKFDVSVGIVVPASLSGIFSSFILALSRAIGETMAVTVAAGTQANLLNPLNPAAYLEGALPMTAAMVNLLTGDITGGGVAYRSLFAIGLTLFVITLAMNVISDLVAQRYREEY, encoded by the coding sequence ATGAGCACGGACGAGATAACACGGGACCTCACCCGCCGAACCGAGAACGCGCCACAGGAACTCCTGACGCGCTCGTTTTTCTTCCTGTGTGCAGTGCTGTCCATCGTCACCACGATCAGCATCATCGTCCTGTTGACCACCGAGGCGGCGAAGTTCTTCACCGTGACCGCCCCGCTGATGGGCGTCGAGGGGGCGACGGCGTCGGTCGTCGACTTCCTCACTGGAACGAAGTGGATCATCAACAACGAGCAGTTCGGCGTCCTCCCGCTGGTGTCGGCGACGCTCGCGATCACCATCGGGTCGGCGGTCGTCTCCCTCCCGCTCGGCGTCGCGACCGCGATCTACCTCAGCGAGTACGCCAGCCCGCGTGCGCGGTCGGTGCTGAAGCCCGCGCTGGAGGTGCTGGCCGGCGTCCCGACGGTCGTCTACGGCTTCTTCGCCGTCGTCTACATCACGCCCGCGATCCGAACGGTCATCCCGAGCATCGGCACGTTCAACATGCTCTCGGCGAGCATCGTCGTCGGCATCATGATCATCCCGATGGTGGCCTCGATCAGCGAGGACGCCATGTCGGCCGTTCCGGACTCGCTCCGACAGGCCGGCTACGGGATGGGCGCGACGAAGTTCGACGTCTCCGTCGGCATCGTCGTCCCCGCCTCGCTCTCCGGCATCTTCTCCTCGTTTATCCTCGCGCTCTCGCGGGCCATCGGCGAGACGATGGCCGTCACCGTCGCGGCCGGAACGCAGGCGAACCTCCTCAACCCGCTGAACCCCGCCGCGTATCTGGAGGGGGCGCTGCCGATGACCGCCGCGATGGTGAACCTCCTGACCGGCGACATCACCGGCGGCGGCGTCGCCTACCGCAGCCTCTTCGCCATCGGCCTCACGCTCTTTGTCATCACGCTCGCCATGAACGTCATCAGCGACCTAGTCGCACAGCGATACCGGGAGGAGTACTGA
- a CDS encoding phosphate ABC transporter substrate-binding protein PstS family protein, translating to MTDESASGSVSRRQFLTAAGSAGAVGLAGCTQSGSGGGGDGNGGLSGTIDIAGSSTVFPLATAMAERFQTEHSGVNINLQSTGSGGGFANHFCPGRTDFNNASRPIRPAEEETCSENGVTPIELTVATDALTVIVNNDNDWVDCLTVEELAEIWSAESPPSTWSDVNSDWPDQPLELYGPTDASGTYDYFIESILGEEGPGHRQDYSATEQDRTIIQGVEGSENAIGYLGFAYYSQNTDSVKALGIDDGDGCVEPSLETARTGEYTPLSRPLFTYAKQKALAEEHVAEFARFWLENATSQEIVANEVGYVPLNEEDQQAQLERLETAIENAQG from the coding sequence ATGACTGACGAATCCGCAAGCGGCTCCGTATCACGGCGACAGTTCCTGACTGCGGCCGGATCGGCCGGTGCGGTCGGCCTCGCCGGCTGTACGCAGAGCGGGAGCGGGGGCGGCGGCGACGGAAACGGCGGCCTCTCCGGAACCATCGACATCGCGGGCAGTTCGACGGTGTTCCCCCTGGCGACGGCGATGGCCGAGCGGTTCCAGACGGAACACTCCGGGGTGAACATCAACCTCCAGTCGACCGGCTCCGGTGGCGGCTTCGCGAACCACTTCTGTCCCGGTCGGACGGACTTCAACAACGCCTCCCGTCCGATCCGGCCCGCGGAGGAGGAGACGTGTTCGGAGAACGGCGTCACGCCGATCGAACTCACCGTCGCCACGGACGCCCTGACGGTCATCGTCAACAACGACAACGACTGGGTGGACTGTCTGACGGTCGAGGAACTCGCCGAAATCTGGTCGGCCGAGTCGCCGCCGTCGACCTGGAGCGACGTGAACTCCGACTGGCCCGACCAGCCGCTCGAACTCTACGGGCCCACCGACGCCTCCGGGACGTACGACTACTTCATCGAGTCCATCCTCGGCGAGGAGGGTCCCGGGCATCGGCAGGACTACTCGGCGACCGAGCAGGACCGCACGATCATCCAGGGCGTCGAGGGCTCGGAGAACGCCATCGGCTACCTCGGGTTCGCGTACTACTCGCAGAACACGGACAGCGTGAAGGCCCTCGGCATCGACGACGGCGACGGCTGCGTCGAGCCGTCGCTCGAAACCGCCCGCACCGGCGAGTACACCCCGCTCTCCCGGCCGCTGTTCACGTACGCCAAACAGAAGGCGCTGGCCGAGGAACACGTCGCGGAGTTCGCGCGCTTCTGGCTCGAGAACGCGACGAGCCAGGAGATCGTCGCCAACGAGGTCGGCTACGTCCCCCTGAACGAGGAGGACCAGCAGGCCCAGCTGGAGCGCCTCGAGACGGCCATCGAGAACGCGCAGGGCTGA
- the phoU gene encoding phosphate signaling complex protein PhoU, which translates to MARTDYQSSLEELRDDVLYMSEVVAERLRAGLDALERKDERLAREVIEGDDEVNDMYLDLEGTCVDLIALQQPVASDLRFIAASFKIITDLERIGDLAVNLGGYTLDAERDMFPDVDMQRIGRETLDMLDDAMSAYADEDTDLCYRVAERDEEVDAMCEAASELVVRDLIESDDLAEDEDLETLMQDVSRLLLTIRDLERVGDHAVNVAARTLYMVENDDELLY; encoded by the coding sequence ATGGCGCGAACGGATTACCAGTCGTCGCTGGAGGAGCTCCGCGACGACGTGCTCTACATGAGCGAGGTGGTAGCGGAGCGGCTCCGGGCGGGACTCGACGCGCTCGAACGGAAGGACGAACGGCTCGCCCGGGAGGTCATCGAGGGAGACGACGAGGTCAACGACATGTACCTCGATCTGGAGGGGACCTGCGTCGACCTCATCGCCCTCCAGCAACCCGTCGCGAGCGACCTGCGCTTCATCGCGGCGTCGTTCAAGATCATCACGGACCTCGAACGCATCGGCGACCTGGCGGTGAATCTCGGCGGCTACACCCTCGACGCGGAGCGCGACATGTTTCCGGACGTGGACATGCAGCGCATCGGCCGGGAGACGCTGGACATGCTCGACGACGCAATGAGCGCGTACGCCGACGAGGACACCGACCTCTGCTACCGGGTCGCCGAACGCGACGAGGAGGTCGACGCGATGTGCGAGGCGGCGAGCGAACTCGTCGTCCGCGACCTGATCGAGAGCGACGACCTGGCCGAGGACGAGGACCTCGAGACGCTCATGCAGGACGTCTCCCGACTCCTGCTCACCATCCGCGACCTGGAGCGGGTCGGCGACCACGCCGTCAACGTCGCGGCGCGCACCCTCTACATGGTCGAGAACGACGACGAACTGCTGTACTAG
- a CDS encoding phosphate uptake regulator PhoU, giving the protein MVETRKVQVTGGSTYTVSIPKDWATDNGVSAGSEVAFYPEGDSLFMTPRTGEDRTEGTLDVGDLTGEELIRAVMTMYVSGFDIIALESARITTDQRRTIRKATQSLVGLEVLEETRDRVVIRDLLDSSELSINNAVTRMRLIALSMLEDAVTALVDLDEDLARDVIQRDDDVDRLWMVVSRIFRATLRSPRAAEELGVTREVCFDYQSAARQLERIADHATKIAHLALNFQEPIPEDVADALEELHDDAASVTDIAMDALFLDDSEDATRRANEARESVQDIDSHARSIDELLRELDPTRAQLLGLVVDSLSRSADYGGNIAETALQKAAPTP; this is encoded by the coding sequence ATGGTCGAGACCCGAAAGGTGCAGGTGACCGGCGGATCGACGTACACGGTGTCGATTCCGAAGGACTGGGCGACCGACAACGGCGTCTCCGCGGGGAGCGAGGTGGCCTTCTACCCCGAGGGGGACTCGCTGTTCATGACGCCCCGAACCGGCGAGGACCGAACCGAGGGCACCCTCGACGTCGGTGACCTGACCGGCGAGGAACTCATCCGCGCCGTGATGACGATGTACGTCAGCGGGTTCGACATCATCGCCCTGGAGAGCGCCCGGATCACGACCGACCAGCGCCGGACCATCCGGAAAGCCACCCAGAGCCTCGTCGGCTTGGAGGTCTTAGAGGAGACCCGCGACCGGGTCGTCATCCGCGATCTGCTGGACTCCTCGGAGCTGTCGATCAACAACGCGGTCACCCGGATGCGCCTCATCGCCCTCTCGATGCTCGAGGACGCCGTGACGGCGCTGGTCGACCTCGACGAGGACCTCGCTCGCGACGTCATCCAGCGCGACGACGACGTGGACCGCCTCTGGATGGTGGTCTCGCGCATCTTCCGGGCGACGCTCCGGAGTCCCCGCGCCGCCGAGGAACTCGGCGTCACCCGCGAGGTGTGTTTCGACTACCAGTCGGCGGCCCGGCAACTGGAGCGCATCGCCGACCACGCGACGAAGATCGCTCACCTCGCGCTCAACTTCCAGGAACCGATCCCGGAGGACGTCGCCGACGCCCTCGAGGAACTCCACGACGACGCGGCGTCCGTGACCGACATCGCGATGGACGCGCTCTTCCTCGACGACAGCGAGGACGCGACCCGCCGGGCCAACGAGGCCCGGGAGTCCGTCCAGGACATCGACAGCCACGCCCGCTCCATCGACGAACTCCTGCGCGAACTCGATCCGACCCGGGCGCAACTGCTGGGGCTCGTCGTCGACTCGCTGTCGCGGAGCGCCGACTACGGGGGCAACATCGCGGAGACGGCGTTACAGAAGGCGGCGCCGACGCCCTAG
- the pstA gene encoding phosphate ABC transporter permease PstA, giving the protein MATESREIEDFGHVSRTVGTAFRYLLLAATLFGIVSLAILLIYVANDAIRPLTAEPGWHLTFFLTLVVPTLVTGGYLLRTDPASFRFGAAIVGTLAVSTMFAGGAAMIFVDIVPPITWFAYVLALCLAFGGVVAIERFDRELPFLARFVGAGAVIAGSLLVVPGLVQSLPIYPTDDVLLTLSLGIPIALVVGRYVAVEDGRRRRLLAVGGSLAAIGLGGVVGPLLGVTPVPATVVLAVAVVPTGGYAVGHVRRNADRRPGLGFAAVILGGAVLGAVAVDALGFAGPQSWVDWGFLTSAHSGTAADAGLYPAIGGSILLMVTVAALSFPLGVGAAVYLEEYAPDNRLTRFIDVNISNLAGVPSVVYGLLGLGVFVTYLGRPTGTVLIGGATLALLILPIVIISAREALRSVPDEMRQASYGMGATRWQTIKNVVLPRAFPGILTGTILALGRAIGETAPLIMIGAPNVLFSLPTELSSKVSAMPLQVYAWASLFASEPFYQAAVPAGVVVLLVVLLSMNSIAIVLRNKYQRDQ; this is encoded by the coding sequence ATGGCGACGGAGAGCCGAGAGATCGAGGACTTCGGCCACGTCAGCCGGACCGTCGGCACCGCCTTCAGATACCTCCTGCTCGCGGCCACGCTGTTCGGCATCGTCTCGCTGGCGATCCTCCTGATCTACGTCGCGAACGACGCGATCCGGCCGCTGACGGCCGAACCCGGCTGGCATCTCACCTTCTTCCTGACGCTCGTCGTCCCGACGCTGGTCACCGGCGGCTACCTGCTCCGGACCGACCCGGCGTCGTTCCGGTTCGGCGCCGCCATCGTCGGCACGCTCGCCGTCAGCACGATGTTCGCCGGCGGCGCCGCGATGATCTTCGTCGACATCGTCCCCCCGATCACCTGGTTCGCCTACGTCCTCGCGCTCTGTCTCGCGTTCGGCGGGGTCGTGGCCATCGAGCGCTTCGACCGGGAACTTCCCTTCCTCGCTCGCTTCGTCGGTGCGGGGGCGGTGATCGCCGGGTCGCTGCTCGTCGTTCCCGGCCTCGTCCAGTCGCTCCCGATCTACCCGACCGACGACGTCCTGTTGACCCTCTCGCTCGGCATCCCGATCGCGCTCGTGGTGGGCCGGTACGTCGCCGTCGAGGACGGTCGACGACGGCGGCTGCTGGCCGTCGGCGGCAGCCTCGCCGCCATCGGTCTCGGCGGGGTCGTCGGCCCGCTCCTCGGCGTCACGCCGGTGCCCGCGACGGTGGTGCTCGCGGTCGCCGTGGTGCCGACCGGCGGCTACGCCGTCGGCCACGTCCGCCGCAACGCGGACCGGCGCCCCGGTCTCGGCTTCGCCGCGGTGATCCTCGGCGGCGCGGTGCTCGGGGCCGTCGCCGTCGACGCCCTCGGCTTCGCCGGGCCGCAGTCATGGGTCGACTGGGGCTTCCTCACCAGCGCGCACAGCGGCACCGCCGCCGACGCCGGCCTCTATCCGGCCATCGGCGGGTCGATCCTGCTGATGGTGACGGTCGCCGCCCTCTCCTTTCCCCTCGGCGTCGGCGCCGCGGTGTACCTCGAGGAGTACGCCCCCGACAACCGCCTGACGCGCTTCATCGACGTCAACATCTCCAATCTGGCCGGCGTCCCCTCGGTCGTGTACGGGCTGCTCGGCCTCGGCGTGTTCGTCACCTACCTCGGCCGGCCGACCGGGACCGTCCTCATCGGCGGGGCGACGCTCGCCCTGCTGATCCTGCCCATCGTCATCATCTCCGCGCGGGAGGCGCTGCGGAGCGTCCCCGACGAGATGCGTCAGGCCTCCTACGGCATGGGAGCGACGCGGTGGCAGACGATCAAGAACGTCGTCCTGCCGCGGGCGTTCCCGGGCATCCTGACCGGCACCATCCTCGCGCTCGGTCGGGCCATCGGCGAGACGGCGCCGCTCATCATGATCGGCGCGCCGAACGTGCTGTTCTCCCTGCCGACCGAACTCTCCTCGAAGGTGAGCGCGATGCCCCTGCAGGTGTACGCCTGGGCGAGCCTCTTCGCCAGCGAACCCTTCTATCAGGCGGCCGTCCCGGCCGGCGTCGTCGTCTTGCTCGTCGTCCTCTTGAGCATGAACTCCATCGCCATCGTCCTGCGGAACAAATACCAGCGCGATCAGTAA
- a CDS encoding DNA double-strand break repair nuclease NurA, whose product MTLDPVHVDGIADIAGFLARRVDDTDHDDLARTAYEEWLDPLRADGRTVIDPLDDRRLRSVPVDDVALCDPPFPTVHGLDSGTINPTTFKNGLVLDVAHAAMAAEPSDLDLHRARSLVTTVHANDPTLALEMDWQRRDEGYLRRRILHAPRVNRYAEGVVHALALYLAESSHALEHADAVEDCLLLDGPLYPKELLNWQDRNAELGALTTEAKPRAIVENYVRLVERLLDRGVAVAGFVKNPSPKLITRTLREKGVDAPWVDDTALFTRLLDPGDGDDRPTDRLTFTNWFRSRGGSDRTLAADGDALGVDRRRDPADYEVTFFVVYDPREDLCYRIEAPAGLTRDADARDRLTRQVLRDVATARGPPPVVERADALARIGVDEKAALRRKFEERLDSSFVRTYDDHRWGEEF is encoded by the coding sequence ATGACGCTCGATCCGGTCCACGTCGACGGTATCGCCGACATCGCCGGATTCCTCGCCCGGCGGGTCGACGACACCGACCACGACGACCTGGCGCGGACGGCCTACGAGGAGTGGCTCGACCCGCTCCGTGCCGACGGCCGCACCGTGATCGACCCCCTCGACGACCGCCGCCTGCGGTCCGTCCCCGTCGACGACGTGGCGCTCTGTGACCCTCCCTTCCCCACCGTCCACGGCCTCGACTCCGGGACGATCAACCCGACGACGTTCAAGAACGGGTTGGTGCTGGACGTGGCCCACGCCGCGATGGCCGCGGAGCCCTCGGACCTCGACCTCCACCGCGCCCGGAGTCTGGTGACGACCGTCCACGCCAACGACCCGACGCTCGCGCTCGAGATGGACTGGCAGCGCCGCGACGAGGGGTACCTCCGACGGCGGATCCTCCACGCCCCCCGGGTGAACCGCTACGCCGAGGGGGTGGTCCACGCCCTCGCGCTCTACCTCGCGGAGAGCTCCCACGCCCTCGAACACGCCGACGCGGTCGAGGACTGCCTGCTCCTCGACGGCCCGCTCTACCCCAAGGAACTCCTCAACTGGCAGGATCGCAACGCGGAACTCGGCGCGCTGACGACGGAGGCCAAACCGCGGGCCATCGTCGAGAACTACGTCCGTCTCGTGGAGCGACTCCTCGACCGCGGCGTCGCCGTCGCCGGCTTCGTCAAGAACCCGTCGCCGAAGCTCATCACCCGGACGCTCCGCGAGAAGGGCGTCGACGCGCCCTGGGTCGACGACACCGCCCTCTTTACGCGCCTGCTGGATCCCGGCGACGGCGACGACCGGCCGACCGACCGGCTCACCTTCACCAACTGGTTCCGCTCGCGCGGCGGCTCGGACCGCACGCTCGCGGCCGACGGCGACGCCCTCGGCGTGGACCGGCGGCGCGACCCCGCGGACTACGAGGTGACCTTCTTCGTCGTCTACGACCCACGCGAGGACCTCTGTTACCGGATCGAGGCCCCCGCGGGCCTGACCCGCGACGCCGACGCTCGGGACCGCCTGACGCGACAGGTCCTGCGCGACGTGGCGACCGCCCGTGGCCCGCCGCCGGTCGTCGAACGGGCGGACGCGCTCGCACGGATCGGCGTCGACGAGAAGGCCGCGTTACGGCGGAAGTTCGAAGAACGGCTCGACTCGTCGTTCGTCCGCACCTACGACGACCACCGCTGGGGCGAGGAGTTCTAA